From the genome of Salvelinus alpinus chromosome 19, SLU_Salpinus.1, whole genome shotgun sequence, one region includes:
- the LOC139545299 gene encoding polyubiquitin-like — protein sequence MELTITLLNGDSHPLTVQPHTTLGSLKSLINQHFGVAMERQRLSGVNGNNISLSDDSKTLSDYGLHSGSKVMVLITEPTHIQVFLKNEKGQTHTYEVVSGETVTQFKAKVQNKEGVPANQQRLIHEGKQLDDGKKLEDYGVRNLSTIHLTLRLRGG from the coding sequence ATGGAACTCACTATAACACTTTTGAATGGGGACTCACATCCCCTGACGGTTCAGCCACACACCACTCTGGGGTCGCTCAAGAGTCTGATCAACCAACACTTTGGAGTGGCCATGGAAAGGCAGAGGCTGTCAGGTGTCAATGGGAACAACATCAGTCTCAGCGATGATTCAAAAACTTTGAGTGACTATGGCCTGCATTCAGGATCTAAAGTGATGGTGCTGATTACAGAACCCACTCACATCCAGGTGTTCCTGAAAAATGAAAAGGGCCAGACGCACACATATGAGGTGGTGTCAGGTGAGACTGTAACCCAGTTCAAAGCCAAAGTCCAAAACAAGGAGGGAGTCCCAGCCAACCAACAGAGGCTGATTCATGAGGGCAAGCAGCTCGATGATGGCAAGAAACTGGAAGACTATGGTGTCAGAAATCTAAGCACTATTCACCTGACGCTCCGTCTAAGGGGAGGCTGA